The following DNA comes from Simkania negevensis Z.
GTGCATAACCTGATGCAGCACCCAGTCCATCTAAAAATGCGGGAAGGGGAGAAACATTTTTTGCCATGCTTTCGGCACGTCCCATCACAATGCAGTTGGTGATGATCAGGCCGACAAATACCGATAGCGTGAGAGACATTTCATAGAGAAAAGCTTTGAGCATTTGGTCTACAATGATCACAAAGAGAGAGATGATGGCAAGCTGCGCAATCATCCGAACATTTGGAGGTGTGATCGAGCGGATTAAAGAAACGAAGAGAGAGGAAAATCCCGTCACAAATATAACAGAAATGCCCATCGTGAGGGCGACGCTTACTTTGATGGTCACCGCTAAAGCAGAGCAAATACCTAAAATGGCAACGAGAATTTGATTGTTTTTCCAAATCTGATCGGTGTAGTAATGGCTCAGCTTCATTGCCTAACCTCCCGCTCATGAGCCCGAATTAAAAAAGGGCGGTAGGGTTCTAGACTTTTGCGCAATGCTTCGTTCACCCCAATCACTGTAATTGAAGCTCCAGCAATTCCATCGACGGCGCTTTTTGCAAGGTAAGAATCTCCGTAGGTTTCTTCCACCGTTGTTTTCACAACCTTAATCCCAAGTTGAGCTCTTGCATAATTGGTCTGTCCAGAAGGACTTTCTTGAAAAATGACCTTTCCTTGAAATTGCCCTTGCCAATGAGGAAGAGCAATATTGCCTCCAAGGCCAGGCGTTTCTTTTTGATCATACCATGTCATCCCAAGTACTGTGTCTGCATCAGCTTTTAATCCTAAATAACCATAGATAGCATCCCAAAGTCCATACCCATTGATGGGAATGACGTAACCATAAGGAAGGCTTGTAGTAGGGATATTGGGCTGGATGATGTAGACCAATTTATAAGGGAGATTGGCAAATCCGTATTTTGCATTCTCTTGCAAATAGGTCCCTTGATCAAGGCCAGCTTCTTCGAAAGTTAGTACATCTCCTTGAGCATTGGTGACACGAGTTAAAACCCTCTTTTCAAATAAGGCTAAAATCTCCCGATCTCGCGCCTTTCTTTTTTGATTTGGAGTGGCAACTAAGATGCCTTCTTTTTCATCATAAGTTGCAAAAGTTCCATTTAAAAGAAACACGTTTTCATTAGATAAGATGGCTGCAGCACGGAGAAGTTGCTTACTCTTGTAAAGTTCTCGTGCATCGAGTTGTGGCTGTTTCAAAAGATCGGCTAAAACCGATAACACCAGAGCGCACGTAAAGCAAAGTACCACCACGAATAGGAGGGTTTTTCCACTAGTAAATTGCCGCTCTTTTCCTACCATATTTTTTCCTAAATAAGTTAAGAGCGTAGTAATCAAAAAGAGGGGCAAACACATTGCCAAATAAAATAGCTAGCATGACCCCTTCAGGAAATGCCGGATTAATTGTTCGAATCACAATGACCATGACTCCGATTAAAAGACCGTAAAGCCAACGAGCTCCGTTCATTCCTGGTGAAGAAACAGGGTCTGTCGCCATAAAGACAAGGCCAAACGCAAGGCTGCCAAGAAGTAAGTGTTTATAGGCAGGCAATGCAAACTTTGCTGGGTTGAAAGCTCCTTGATAAGGGCCAAGATTCAAAGAGCCCCATTCAAAAAGAAGAGCACAGAGATAGGCGCCGATCCCCATGGCGAGCATTGTGCGCCATGAGCCAATGCGTGTGACTAAAAGGAGTAATGCACCAAGTAAACAGGCTAAAATCGAAGTTTCTCCCATTGATCCAATCCGATTTCCGAAAAAGAAATTTCCATCTGTGAGTCCCTTTTGGCTAAAGCGGAGCTGAGCAAAGTGCACAGCATCTGAATAATTTTCTGGGGAAAGACCAAGTCCTCCCTCCTTCAGTGGCGTTGTTAAAAAGTTTTCAAGATCCGCTTCCGCAAGTGTTTGCAAATCTGCACTTAGCCCTTGCGACTTTTGAAAATAGCGAAACTGTTTTTCTACAATTGCTTGGGTGCGAACCTCTTTCCCCCAATGCATTCCGATGGCATCAACATGTATGCGCTTGATTGCCGGGCTAACATTAAAAAAGTTTAAGGCTGAAGATTGGGAAACGCCATCTGGAGAATTCAAATTTCCCGATTGCTCGTTCATGCGAACAACACTTTCTTGAATGATAGTAGGGTTTGTTCCTACCCAGACAGGTCCAGTCATTTTAGTTGGAAAAGCAAAAAAGAGAAAAGCACGGCAGACAAGAGCTGGATTCAAAATGTTCATCCCTGTTCCACCGAATATTTCTTTCCCGATAACAACCCCGGCTGAAA
Coding sequences within:
- the nqrD gene encoding NADH:ubiquinone reductase (Na(+)-transporting) subunit D — its product is MKLSHYYTDQIWKNNQILVAILGICSALAVTIKVSVALTMGISVIFVTGFSSLFVSLIRSITPPNVRMIAQLAIISLFVIIVDQMLKAFLYEMSLTLSVFVGLIITNCIVMGRAESMAKNVSPLPAFLDGLGAASGYALILLIVGVIRELFGFGSILDYPIIPESWYASPEHPDRYVNSNLMALAPSAFFIIGAIIWMRNVLTKEEDL
- the nqrC gene encoding NADH:ubiquinone reductase (Na(+)-transporting) subunit C, translating into MVGKERQFTSGKTLLFVVVLCFTCALVLSVLADLLKQPQLDARELYKSKQLLRAAAILSNENVFLLNGTFATYDEKEGILVATPNQKRKARDREILALFEKRVLTRVTNAQGDVLTFEEAGLDQGTYLQENAKYGFANLPYKLVYIIQPNIPTTSLPYGYVIPINGYGLWDAIYGYLGLKADADTVLGMTWYDQKETPGLGGNIALPHWQGQFQGKVIFQESPSGQTNYARAQLGIKVVKTTVEETYGDSYLAKSAVDGIAGASITVIGVNEALRKSLEPYRPFLIRAHEREVRQ
- the nqrB gene encoding NADH:ubiquinone reductase (Na(+)-transporting) subunit B; this encodes MLRKFFDYQLTLTEEGRPLHRYRPLIEALDTFFYEAPIRTKRSPHIRDAIDLKRWMMIVVYALVPCILMAIWNSGVQKFIYESGNFSLMLDYLRASESFSTYISFCFSEGRCIPILKAGLIAFLPIMFISYAVGGFWEVLFAIIRRHEVSEGFLVTGILFALILPSTIPYWMVVIGVSAGVVIGKEIFGGTGMNILNPALVCRAFLFFAFPTKMTGPVWVGTNPTIIQESVVRMNEQSGNLNSPDGVSQSSALNFFNVSPAIKRIHVDAIGMHWGKEVRTQAIVEKQFRYFQKSQGLSADLQTLAEADLENFLTTPLKEGGLGLSPENYSDAVHFAQLRFSQKGLTDGNFFFGNRIGSMGETSILACLLGALLLLVTRIGSWRTMLAMGIGAYLCALLFEWGSLNLGPYQGAFNPAKFALPAYKHLLLGSLAFGLVFMATDPVSSPGMNGARWLYGLLIGVMVIVIRTINPAFPEGVMLAILFGNVFAPLFDYYALNLFRKKYGRKRAAIY